Proteins from a genomic interval of Paenibacillus sp. RC334:
- a CDS encoding DUF4173 domain-containing protein: MHDKLSGTSLPKPSFLSAFAAAIVLALVHQYLFYGHALGVSLPIFVILFYTYMYVYNRDRIRLDLWMGKLLFAVIVLLSLTYALFDNPVLYVLNALAIPALISVHMVMLLGEKRHSWSEPGIIGQALSHLFYQNLRHVVTPFRMFKTAAFRNVKDERKRVLGKVMVGLLIALPLLFIIISLLASADGLFEELLSGIPSWIGTLSFGSGMLRLIWTCFFTFCFFCYLWGFVQPAPRNTEREVQSWHGLDERKNGQTTEYDGHSSVMINKSAVPYHESVAIKFDPVITATVLIVMNLVYVVFVVLQFGYLFGAWEGALPEGTSYAEYARRGFGELVMVTGINFVLMISVLKWTEFGSNILQKMNNGLLYVLVGCSGVMLYSGYTRLVMYEEAYGYTYTRYLVHAFMIFLGLLLLIAAVRIHVRQLPLAKYYVVLALVAYLVVNYVGIDVRIAENNLERYRTTSVIDKEYLSGLSADAIPLLIEFSRKEHGAMDEFLQGRLMSMTREETAWPAFNWAEYRAQRKLHDYILE, translated from the coding sequence ATGCATGACAAGTTGAGTGGAACGTCTTTGCCGAAACCGTCGTTCCTGTCCGCCTTTGCTGCTGCGATTGTGTTGGCGCTGGTTCATCAATATCTGTTTTACGGGCATGCGCTGGGCGTGTCTCTGCCGATTTTTGTCATTCTGTTCTACACCTATATGTATGTCTATAACCGGGATCGTATCCGGCTTGACTTATGGATGGGGAAATTGCTGTTTGCCGTGATTGTGCTGCTGTCGCTGACATATGCGCTGTTCGATAATCCGGTCCTATATGTGTTAAATGCATTGGCTATACCTGCTCTGATTAGTGTACATATGGTGATGCTGCTCGGGGAGAAGAGGCATAGCTGGTCGGAACCCGGTATCATTGGTCAGGCGTTAAGCCATTTGTTTTATCAAAATCTTCGGCATGTCGTGACTCCGTTTCGGATGTTCAAGACAGCAGCCTTTCGGAATGTAAAGGATGAGCGCAAGCGTGTATTGGGGAAAGTGATGGTTGGTTTGCTGATCGCCCTGCCACTGCTGTTCATCATTATATCTCTGCTGGCATCAGCGGATGGGCTGTTCGAGGAACTGTTATCGGGTATACCTTCATGGATCGGCACGCTGTCATTTGGTAGCGGAATGCTGCGGCTAATCTGGACCTGTTTTTTTACCTTCTGTTTCTTCTGCTATTTGTGGGGATTTGTACAGCCTGCTCCGCGTAATACGGAGAGAGAGGTTCAGTCATGGCATGGGTTAGACGAGCGCAAGAATGGTCAAACCACCGAGTATGATGGTCACTCTTCAGTGATGATTAACAAATCAGCAGTGCCTTACCACGAGTCGGTCGCGATCAAGTTTGATCCTGTGATTACCGCTACGGTGCTGATTGTTATGAATCTGGTGTATGTTGTATTCGTCGTATTGCAGTTCGGATATCTGTTTGGTGCATGGGAAGGTGCCTTGCCGGAAGGAACCTCGTATGCAGAATATGCGAGAAGGGGCTTCGGGGAGCTGGTTATGGTGACAGGCATCAACTTTGTCCTGATGATCAGTGTGCTAAAGTGGACCGAATTCGGCTCAAATATATTGCAAAAAATGAACAACGGCCTGCTGTATGTACTCGTGGGCTGCTCGGGTGTGATGCTGTATTCAGGCTATACCCGGCTGGTCATGTACGAAGAGGCCTACGGATATACGTACACCCGTTATCTGGTACACGCGTTTATGATTTTTCTGGGCTTGCTGCTACTCATCGCAGCAGTGCGCATTCATGTCCGTCAGCTTCCGCTGGCAAAATATTATGTTGTACTCGCTTTGGTGGCGTATCTCGTCGTGAATTATGTGGGCATTGATGTACGGATTGCTGAAAATAATCTCGAACGGTATCGCACTACCTCGGTGATCGATAAGGAATATTTGAGTGGGCTATCGGCGGATGCTATTCCGCTGCTGATTGAATTTAGCCGTAAGGAACACGGAGCGATGGATGAGTTTCTACAAGGTCGTCTGATGAGCATGACGAGGGAAGAAACGGCATGGCCAGCGTTCAATTGGGCTGAATATCGGGCACAGCGCAAGCTGCACGACTATATTTTGGAATGA
- a CDS encoding transcriptional regulator: MKETTTIRAELEQYIRREGITISKFGENTGINAGTISAIINGNRPIAMLLLDRIAAGMGLEEGSLYELYIEEFIRNSAPNWRRVRPFLYRCAELNKLDCIEQVVEFMMDYLIYAPALFETAEELFRKGKFAAAAIIYKNVSESEKYQHSERLALCQYRLFTIAVGDDQDENLWAATHFESFVDRLGEVDQLDALKDLANTYVSLRRWDKVDALADKMCRRAKVQYDQKYGKTRKTERDKQTKGPLFMYIVYSYVLRAGICDERGDYEKALEYVSLYADLSWVQEDTEEARRLKEQCSNWAEANGYLYQLMSGKLDVIPQYVAYLERNEGEILMGLFKIMLAANRYEFNVDDVLQRFEKQIAAFADHHTKVGTYTEQVSADLYARFLAELACYDLDNKRYAKGMKFLLESLSYSVVLNGNPVTIKCVGLFEKFRHTASPEETEEYKNLLREVDHFNDKKDHFFSARV; the protein is encoded by the coding sequence TTGAAGGAAACAACCACGATTCGTGCAGAGCTGGAGCAGTATATCAGACGTGAAGGAATCACGATTAGTAAGTTTGGGGAGAACACGGGTATTAATGCGGGCACGATCAGTGCCATTATCAACGGTAATCGGCCGATTGCGATGTTGCTATTGGATCGGATTGCGGCAGGCATGGGGCTTGAAGAGGGAAGTCTCTATGAGCTGTACATTGAAGAATTTATACGGAATTCAGCACCAAATTGGCGACGGGTTCGCCCATTTTTGTATCGTTGTGCAGAGCTGAATAAGCTGGACTGTATTGAACAAGTCGTGGAATTTATGATGGACTATCTGATTTACGCTCCGGCCTTGTTTGAGACGGCAGAAGAATTGTTCAGAAAAGGCAAGTTTGCGGCAGCGGCTATCATCTATAAAAATGTCTCGGAAAGTGAGAAGTATCAGCATTCCGAGCGTCTGGCTCTCTGCCAGTATCGGTTATTTACAATCGCTGTCGGTGATGATCAGGATGAAAATTTGTGGGCCGCCACACACTTTGAAAGCTTTGTAGATCGATTGGGTGAAGTGGATCAACTGGATGCATTAAAAGATTTGGCCAATACTTATGTTTCGCTGCGTCGGTGGGATAAAGTAGACGCGTTAGCTGATAAAATGTGTCGCAGGGCTAAAGTACAGTATGATCAAAAATATGGAAAAACAAGAAAAACAGAGCGTGACAAGCAAACAAAGGGTCCTTTGTTTATGTATATTGTATACTCTTACGTGCTGCGTGCAGGTATTTGTGACGAACGAGGGGATTACGAAAAGGCTTTGGAATATGTCTCCCTGTACGCTGATCTAAGCTGGGTGCAGGAGGATACGGAAGAAGCACGCCGCTTGAAGGAACAGTGTAGCAACTGGGCTGAGGCTAACGGATATCTGTATCAGCTTATGTCCGGTAAACTGGACGTCATTCCACAGTATGTGGCCTATCTGGAAAGAAACGAAGGCGAGATTCTGATGGGATTGTTCAAAATCATGCTGGCCGCAAACCGTTATGAATTTAATGTGGACGACGTATTGCAACGTTTCGAGAAACAGATTGCTGCATTTGCGGATCACCATACCAAGGTAGGCACCTATACGGAGCAAGTGTCAGCGGATCTCTATGCACGATTCCTGGCAGAGCTGGCTTGCTACGATCTCGATAATAAGCGTTATGCGAAAGGTATGAAATTTCTGTTGGAAAGCCTGTCCTATTCCGTGGTGCTGAATGGTAATCCTGTAACGATTAAATGTGTAGGTTTATTTGAGAAATTCCGGCATACTGCCTCGCCTGAGGAGACGGAGGAATATAAAAATTTACTTAGAGAGGTAGATCACTTTAATGATAAAAAAGATCATTTTTTTTCTGCTCGCGTTTAA
- a CDS encoding Gfo/Idh/MocA family oxidoreductase produces MMNIGILGTGFGSYHASLLNNHAQVNRIVVYGRNETKLHKLKKELNVEVTQNIEDILLDPFVDIVDICLPSHTHRSHAVDALKHGKHVFCETPVCLNLEDALLIQQAEQQYGKKVLVNQFIKFDPAYTFLYEAHRQQKYGKLISLSLKRETPPLWGNLGLSSIPTQFMIHELDLLTWLLGPSDPCTVWGTEVVNPEQAQVRAYFQHQDTFTEVIASSHMPGGYPFTVAYEAYFEKAKLVFHESDENDLIPTALYEYTASGQQKINLESVNPYEKSLEHALECFGGHSECQIPLESAVQSLELAIQIQNRLGQAQR; encoded by the coding sequence ATAATGAATATTGGAATATTGGGGACGGGATTCGGTTCGTATCATGCGTCACTTTTAAACAACCATGCCCAGGTGAACAGAATCGTCGTATACGGAAGAAATGAAACCAAACTGCACAAGCTGAAAAAGGAGCTGAACGTAGAGGTTACACAAAATATAGAGGATATTCTGCTTGATCCATTCGTAGACATCGTCGATATATGCCTGCCCTCTCATACACACAGGTCACATGCCGTTGATGCGTTGAAGCACGGAAAGCATGTATTTTGTGAAACACCGGTTTGCCTTAATCTCGAAGACGCTCTCCTTATACAACAGGCTGAGCAGCAATATGGTAAAAAGGTTCTCGTCAACCAGTTCATTAAGTTTGATCCTGCCTATACCTTTCTTTATGAGGCTCACCGTCAACAAAAATACGGGAAGCTCATTTCCTTGTCCTTGAAAAGAGAAACGCCTCCCCTATGGGGGAACCTTGGGCTAAGCTCCATCCCTACTCAGTTCATGATTCATGAGCTGGATTTACTCACATGGCTGTTGGGACCCAGTGACCCGTGTACAGTCTGGGGTACAGAGGTGGTCAATCCTGAGCAGGCGCAGGTTCGGGCCTATTTTCAGCATCAGGATACGTTCACAGAAGTCATCGCTTCTTCCCATATGCCAGGAGGTTACCCGTTCACGGTGGCCTATGAAGCTTATTTTGAAAAGGCCAAGCTGGTATTTCATGAAAGCGACGAAAACGATCTTATACCCACCGCATTATATGAGTATACCGCATCAGGGCAGCAAAAAATCAACCTCGAATCTGTCAATCCATACGAAAAAAGTTTAGAACATGCACTTGAATGCTTTGGTGGGCATTCAGAATGCCAGATTCCACTGGAGTCAGCAGTACAATCGTTGGAACTGGCTATTCAGATTCAAAATAGACTGGGGCAGGCTCAGCGTTAG
- a CDS encoding WYL domain-containing protein — protein sequence MRLHRLIAILLCIESRGRMKAKELASALETSVRSIYRDIDLLAEAGVPIVTATGPKGGIYLMEGYTANLKQLNGGDVIQLYLTGMGIYTGGPTESGLKLKNALLKLEQTMPDSYQSDIRKAKARFYFDDTPWWTERVAIPCLEVVRAAVWGSYKITIQYRRADGVCSSRHVHPYGLVVKKGDWYLIAFCEAGQEIRTFKCGRIMAVKVKPSAEFFEVPVDFSLENHWTKQETTFKELCREKEYYPVVIRTNEAQAGIVAKKLEILQSAQEGSHLLLTVNMYSYEAACRDAMDWIGRVEIVEPATLRHFVKGQISQLQKKYI from the coding sequence GTGAGACTGCATCGTTTGATTGCGATTTTATTATGTATCGAATCCAGAGGAAGAATGAAGGCCAAGGAATTGGCATCCGCACTGGAAACCTCTGTACGCTCAATCTACAGGGATATCGACCTTTTGGCTGAAGCCGGGGTTCCGATTGTTACTGCAACGGGCCCAAAGGGCGGAATTTACTTGATGGAGGGCTATACGGCGAACCTTAAACAGTTAAATGGCGGTGATGTCATTCAGTTGTACTTAACGGGTATGGGCATTTATACAGGCGGGCCAACGGAATCGGGCTTGAAGCTAAAAAATGCACTGCTCAAACTGGAACAGACAATGCCGGACTCTTATCAGTCAGATATTCGGAAGGCCAAAGCGCGGTTTTATTTTGATGATACGCCCTGGTGGACGGAGCGCGTAGCGATTCCCTGCCTTGAGGTCGTGAGAGCTGCGGTATGGGGGTCTTATAAAATAACCATTCAGTACCGTAGAGCGGACGGAGTCTGTTCTTCACGGCATGTACATCCCTATGGACTTGTGGTGAAAAAGGGAGATTGGTATCTCATTGCCTTTTGTGAAGCTGGGCAGGAGATTCGGACCTTTAAGTGCGGGCGAATCATGGCGGTTAAGGTTAAGCCGTCTGCGGAGTTCTTTGAGGTTCCTGTGGATTTTTCGCTGGAAAATCACTGGACGAAGCAAGAAACAACATTTAAGGAGTTGTGCAGAGAGAAAGAATACTACCCGGTTGTGATCCGGACGAATGAGGCGCAAGCTGGAATCGTAGCGAAAAAACTGGAAATTCTCCAGTCCGCACAGGAAGGAAGCCATTTGCTTCTGACCGTAAACATGTACAGTTATGAAGCGGCCTGTCGTGATGCAATGGATTGGATTGGCCGGGTTGAAATCGTAGAGCCTGCAACCCTTCGGCATTTTGTGAAGGGGCAAATCAGCCAACTCCAGAAAAAATATATATAA
- a CDS encoding ABC transporter substrate-binding protein codes for MKLHAQFLRLHSHTADDRDENHTIETTLDELAVIFDCTHRNALMIIQKMEKHDWIQWTPRRGRGRRSSLHFLIQPEDIAVQSMMQAIDRHDIKRALDEIRTHSRSSTMQEHLQGWLLNYFGHHAEVRSDQQQIDTLRLPIRQQLYTLDPLYMNWLAESFVSSHVFDGLARRANESGEILPGLAHAWEVDATRTQWTFFLRKEVLFHNGKILTAEDVVYTFERLSRAPGRRLYHFIVRQIEHVQALSPTMVRFELKEPNELFLSFLCTSRAAIVPRELNQAGEAAFGIRPVGTGAFKVTEMNESLCILEAFAPYFQGRAHLDRVEIVQLPWAAKPESAADTADTASPFHIIHNPVLAGNTDTAWSQIHSAASVRKFITCNTHKDGPLRNPEVRARIVACLDHRSLPPMVDASDDSYEPPATLQIATIPEYRADADRVAAQLESCGYTCNIVAASMNEFKSSSIRMESDLIIFSLFRDRDEQLRLFDLYLNVSGHVEPHSRVDIERLLRDITREADHTIRARQFEHIEARLIHEHQLHILYEKPVQTAYLPSVRGVSFNSQGWVDLRHVWFPPAQPQISKP; via the coding sequence ATGAAACTTCATGCCCAATTTTTACGGCTTCACTCGCACACCGCTGACGACAGGGATGAGAACCATACAATAGAGACTACGCTGGATGAGCTGGCGGTTATTTTTGACTGCACCCACCGCAATGCCTTGATGATCATTCAGAAAATGGAAAAGCATGACTGGATACAGTGGACTCCCCGCCGAGGCAGGGGCCGCCGCTCCAGCCTGCACTTCCTGATTCAGCCGGAGGACATTGCGGTGCAGTCCATGATGCAGGCCATCGACCGCCACGACATCAAACGCGCATTGGATGAAATCCGGACCCATTCGCGTTCATCCACGATGCAGGAGCATTTGCAAGGCTGGCTGCTGAACTACTTCGGGCATCACGCAGAGGTTCGCAGCGATCAGCAGCAGATTGATACGTTGCGTCTGCCCATTCGCCAGCAGCTATACACGCTGGACCCGCTATATATGAACTGGCTCGCGGAGTCCTTCGTATCCAGCCACGTCTTTGACGGGCTGGCCCGCCGGGCGAACGAGAGCGGTGAGATATTACCGGGACTGGCGCACGCTTGGGAGGTGGACGCTACCCGTACGCAATGGACCTTTTTCTTGCGTAAGGAAGTACTGTTCCATAACGGCAAAATACTGACCGCCGAGGATGTGGTTTATACCTTTGAGCGGCTGAGCCGTGCGCCGGGACGGAGGCTGTACCATTTTATCGTTCGGCAAATCGAGCACGTACAGGCGCTAAGTCCGACGATGGTACGCTTCGAGCTGAAGGAGCCGAATGAGCTGTTTCTGTCCTTCCTGTGTACCAGTCGTGCCGCCATCGTGCCTCGTGAGCTGAATCAGGCGGGTGAAGCGGCCTTTGGCATCCGCCCTGTGGGCACAGGGGCTTTCAAGGTCACGGAGATGAACGAGAGCTTATGCATACTGGAGGCATTCGCTCCTTATTTTCAAGGCCGCGCCCATCTCGACCGGGTGGAAATTGTTCAGCTCCCGTGGGCGGCCAAGCCGGAATCGGCGGCGGATACCGCAGATACAGCTTCGCCCTTTCATATCATCCACAATCCCGTATTGGCCGGGAACACGGATACTGCATGGAGTCAGATTCACTCGGCAGCTTCGGTGCGTAAATTTATTACATGCAATACACACAAGGACGGGCCGTTACGTAACCCAGAAGTACGTGCCCGTATCGTGGCGTGTCTGGATCATCGCAGCCTCCCTCCGATGGTGGATGCATCCGACGACTCGTATGAACCCCCGGCAACGTTGCAAATTGCGACCATTCCCGAGTATAGAGCCGATGCGGACCGGGTCGCGGCCCAGTTGGAATCGTGCGGATATACTTGTAATATCGTGGCTGCATCCATGAATGAATTCAAAAGCTCCTCCATCCGTATGGAATCAGACCTGATCATCTTTTCTCTGTTTCGTGACCGTGATGAGCAATTGCGCCTGTTCGATCTGTATCTCAATGTATCCGGGCATGTCGAGCCGCATAGCCGCGTTGATATCGAAAGACTGCTGCGCGATATTACACGGGAAGCGGATCATACGATCAGGGCGCGTCAATTCGAGCATATCGAAGCCCGGCTTATTCATGAGCACCAGCTCCATATTTTATATGAAAAGCCCGTCCAGACAGCATATCTCCCTTCTGTGCGCGGCGTTTCCTTCAACAGCCAGGGGTGGGTGGATCTGCGTCATGTCTGGTTCCCGCCTGCTCAACCGCAAATATCCAAGCCTTAA
- a CDS encoding asparaginase translates to MKKVLFINTGGTISSSYQENGLTPTQSAENILAEIPELKEICEIDAHNLMSIDSTNTQPEDWASIARMVHRSLDQYDGIVIAHGTDTMAYTASALSFMLGTVDKPVVVTGSQVSILAEHSDSKKNVIDSFLTACGEVAGVFVVFNGKIINGSRSSKIRTRSYNAFESINYPYIGLVEDGKVVYTEGVFANRGTVLHPYNDVYASEVFLLRLIPGTNPAIFDAIQGLGYKGIVIEGFGMGGVPFKERSLISKIEELMKDGMSIVVTTQCPYEGGDLTIYEVGQKVLEKGVIPGYDMTTEALVTKMMWALGQTTDPAGVAKIMATNYADEVSLPTDTATASL, encoded by the coding sequence ATGAAAAAGGTTCTATTCATTAATACAGGAGGGACGATTTCTTCCTCCTATCAGGAAAACGGCCTGACGCCGACCCAATCGGCTGAAAATATTTTGGCGGAAATTCCAGAGTTGAAGGAAATCTGTGAAATTGATGCCCATAATCTGATGAGCATTGATAGCACGAACACACAACCGGAGGATTGGGCCTCCATCGCCCGAATGGTACATCGTTCCCTCGATCAGTACGACGGCATCGTCATTGCCCATGGCACGGATACGATGGCTTATACGGCTTCGGCTTTGAGCTTCATGTTGGGAACCGTAGACAAGCCAGTCGTGGTGACGGGGTCGCAGGTGTCCATTCTGGCTGAGCACAGTGATTCCAAAAAAAATGTAATCGACTCGTTCCTGACCGCATGTGGCGAGGTAGCGGGAGTATTTGTCGTATTTAACGGCAAAATCATCAACGGCAGCCGCAGCTCCAAAATCAGAACGCGCAGCTATAACGCTTTTGAGAGTATTAACTATCCGTATATCGGCCTCGTGGAAGACGGGAAGGTGGTCTATACAGAGGGCGTATTTGCGAATCGCGGTACAGTTCTCCATCCGTACAATGACGTGTATGCTTCGGAGGTATTTCTGCTCAGACTGATTCCGGGTACGAATCCGGCGATTTTCGATGCCATTCAGGGTTTGGGCTATAAAGGGATCGTGATTGAGGGCTTTGGCATGGGTGGCGTGCCCTTCAAGGAAAGAAGCCTGATCAGCAAAATTGAGGAATTAATGAAGGATGGCATGAGTATCGTCGTGACCACTCAATGTCCTTATGAGGGCGGCGATCTGACGATTTACGAGGTGGGGCAGAAGGTGCTGGAAAAGGGTGTTATTCCGGGTTATGACATGACGACGGAGGCACTTGTGACTAAAATGATGTGGGCGTTGGGTCAGACCACTGACCCTGCGGGAGTAGCAAAAATTATGGCCACGAACTATGCGGACGAGGTTTCCTTGCCTACGGATACAGCCACAGCCTCCCTGTAA